ATTATGAAGGGCCCGAACCATCTAGATTTCAATTTCCCTGGAAACAGACGCAAGCGTGAGTTGAACAATAAAACTTTCTGACCAACAACAAGTACCTTCTTGCTGATGCGTTGGTCGTGCCAGCACTTTGTCTTTTCCTTGTAGATCTTGTTgttttcatatgcgttcattcgCCATTCTTCGAGCTCGTTGAGCTGAAGCTTGCGTTGAACGCCCCCCGCATCCGAATTCATGTTCAACTTCTTTATGCCCAAAATACCTTATGCTCCAACTCTACAGGAAgatgacatgctttaccaaatacAAGTGAGTAAGAAGATATACCTATAGGCGTTTTGTACGTAGTCTTGTAGGCCTAGAGTGCTTCATCTAGCCTTTACGCCCAATCTTTCCGCGTTGTGCTGACGACTTTTTTCCGAATTGATTTGATTTCTCGATTTGAAATTTCTGCCTGATCGTTTGTCTGAGGGTGGTAGGCGGTAGCAATCTTGTGCCtgacattatattttgcaagtaaTTTTGAAACGATACGATTGATAAAATACGTACCTTCATCGCTTATTAGAGCTCTTGGTGTTCCATTGCGTGTGAAAATATTCCTGATAAGAAATTTA
This DNA window, taken from Benincasa hispida cultivar B227 chromosome 6, ASM972705v1, whole genome shotgun sequence, encodes the following:
- the LOC120079304 gene encoding uncharacterized protein LOC120079304; this encodes MNSDAGGVQRKLQLNELEEWRMNAYENNKIYKEKTKCWHDQRISKKVLVVGQKVLLFNSRLRLFPGKLKSRWFGPFIIKTIFPYGTIELMREDGTDAFKVNGQRVKPYCEDEVERQKSSLALRETS